In Armatimonadia bacterium, the following proteins share a genomic window:
- a CDS encoding NAD(P)H-dependent oxidoreductase subunit E has protein sequence MPYQRDMLESPEWWAKLDEYIAEQKQRNPEHVQSALMPVLHYVQDLFGYVPEKAINHVSQSLGVPAVYVSGVASFYSYYSLTPKGTFTVSVCLGTACYVRGSQGILDEFCRQLNVQPGESTPDGLFTMAEARCLGACGQAPVVMVNDRVHARVTREQVADIIAHYMAQARGEADKAAE, from the coding sequence ATGCCGTACCAGCGCGATATGCTTGAGTCCCCCGAGTGGTGGGCGAAACTCGACGAGTACATCGCCGAACAGAAGCAGCGCAACCCTGAGCACGTTCAGAGCGCTCTCATGCCCGTGCTGCACTACGTGCAGGACCTGTTCGGTTACGTCCCGGAGAAGGCCATCAACCACGTCTCCCAGTCCCTGGGTGTGCCGGCAGTCTACGTGTCGGGCGTGGCCAGCTTCTACTCCTACTACTCCCTTACGCCGAAGGGCACCTTCACCGTAAGTGTGTGCCTTGGCACCGCCTGCTATGTCCGCGGCAGCCAGGGCATTCTGGACGAGTTCTGCCGACAGCTTAACGTCCAGCCCGGCGAGTCAACGCCCGACGGTCTGTTCACAATGGCCGAGGCCCGCTGCCTCGGAGCCTGCGGGCAGGCTCCCGTCGTCATGGTCAACGACCGAGTCCATGCCCGTGTCACGCGCGAGCAGGTTGCCGATATCATCGCTCACTACATGGCACAGGCGCGGGGCGAGGCCGACAAAGCGGCCGAATAG
- the nuoF gene encoding NADH-quinone oxidoreductase subunit NuoF, translating to MAALEEAVESAGIAGDIEICRVGCVGRCSLEPLLEIRRPAQQPRMYVKVTPDMAKEIAQRDLVKGEAVADWLIESQEAEPGQPKPYDGAERINRFQRDYSHLEFFSRQTRIALRNVGRVDPENIDDCLALGAYAGLAKALDEMTPEDVIDTMKASGLRGRGGAGFPTGVKWDFTRKAVGDQKFVICNADEGDPGAFMDRSTLEGDPHAVLEAMAIAAYAIGSNAGYIYVRAEYPLAIKRLEIAIDQARAKGLLGKNILGSDFSFDLELRLGAGAFVCGEETALLASIEGKRGMPRPRPPFPAQSGLWGKPTVINNVETLASVGAILELGAEWYSSIGTETSKGTKVFALAGNVENTGLVEVAMGVTLRDIIFGIGGGIHGGKGFKAAQTGGPSGGCLPSQYLDTPIDYESLRAAGSIMGSGGLIVMDDTNCMVDIAKFFLTFTHDESCGKCTPCREGTTRMLEVLTRITHGQGEPDDILRLERLGKVCSRAALCGLGQTSPNPVLSTLRHFRDEYEAHIVEKRCPAHRCRSLVSFAIDAEKCVGCGLCKRSCPVQCILGEPRQPHVIDQDRCIRCGQCHQACRFSAVVRE from the coding sequence ATGGCCGCCCTCGAAGAGGCCGTGGAGTCCGCCGGTATCGCCGGTGACATCGAGATCTGCCGCGTCGGTTGCGTCGGCCGCTGCAGCCTCGAGCCACTCCTGGAGATCCGCCGTCCCGCCCAACAGCCCCGGATGTACGTCAAGGTCACTCCGGACATGGCCAAGGAGATCGCTCAGCGCGATCTCGTCAAGGGCGAGGCCGTCGCTGACTGGCTCATTGAGAGCCAGGAGGCCGAACCCGGTCAGCCCAAACCCTATGATGGGGCCGAGCGCATCAACCGGTTCCAGCGCGACTACAGTCACCTCGAGTTCTTCAGCCGCCAGACCCGCATCGCCCTGCGCAATGTCGGTCGTGTGGACCCCGAGAACATCGACGACTGTCTCGCCCTCGGTGCCTACGCAGGCTTGGCCAAGGCCCTCGACGAGATGACCCCCGAGGACGTCATCGACACCATGAAGGCCTCCGGCCTGCGTGGCCGTGGTGGCGCCGGGTTCCCGACCGGCGTGAAGTGGGACTTCACCCGCAAGGCCGTCGGTGACCAGAAGTTCGTCATCTGCAATGCCGACGAGGGCGACCCCGGTGCCTTCATGGACCGCAGCACCCTTGAGGGTGATCCCCATGCGGTGCTCGAGGCCATGGCCATCGCGGCCTACGCCATCGGCTCCAACGCCGGTTACATCTACGTCCGCGCCGAGTACCCGCTGGCCATCAAGCGCCTTGAGATCGCTATCGACCAGGCGCGCGCGAAGGGCCTGCTCGGCAAGAACATCCTTGGCTCCGACTTCAGCTTCGACCTGGAGCTCCGCCTTGGTGCCGGTGCCTTCGTGTGCGGCGAAGAGACTGCCCTGCTGGCCTCCATCGAAGGCAAGCGCGGCATGCCTCGACCTCGGCCGCCCTTCCCCGCGCAGAGCGGTCTGTGGGGCAAGCCGACCGTCATCAACAACGTCGAGACGCTCGCCAGCGTCGGCGCCATCCTTGAGCTCGGAGCTGAGTGGTATTCCTCCATCGGCACCGAGACCTCCAAGGGCACCAAGGTCTTTGCCCTGGCCGGCAACGTCGAGAACACCGGCCTCGTCGAAGTCGCCATGGGCGTCACCCTGCGTGACATCATCTTCGGCATCGGCGGCGGCATTCACGGCGGCAAGGGCTTCAAGGCCGCACAGACCGGCGGACCCTCCGGCGGCTGCCTCCCGTCCCAGTACCTTGACACTCCCATCGACTACGAATCCCTGCGTGCAGCCGGCTCGATCATGGGCTCGGGCGGTCTCATCGTCATGGATGACACCAACTGCATGGTAGACATCGCCAAGTTCTTCCTCACCTTCACCCATGACGAGAGCTGCGGAAAGTGCACGCCGTGCCGCGAGGGCACGACCCGCATGCTTGAGGTGCTGACGCGCATCACCCACGGACAGGGCGAACCGGACGATATCCTGCGCCTTGAGCGCCTCGGCAAGGTCTGCTCCCGCGCTGCCCTGTGCGGTCTCGGCCAGACCTCCCCGAACCCGGTCCTCAGCACGCTGCGGCACTTCCGCGACGAGTATGAGGCCCACATCGTGGAGAAGCGCTGCCCGGCTCACCGCTGCCGCAGTCTGGTGAGCTTCGCGATCGACGCCGAGAAATGTGTCGGTTGCGGGTTGTGCAAACGGTCCTGTCCGGTACAATGTATCCTTGGTGAGCCGCGACAGCCCCACGTCATTGACCAGGACCGCTGCATCCGCTGCGGCCAGTGCCACCAGGCTTGCCGCTTCAGCGCTGTGGTGCGTGAGTAG
- a CDS encoding NADH-dependent [FeFe] hydrogenase, group A6, whose translation MSEITLTIDGIQVTVPQGYTIMEAADQAGIRIPRLCHHPRLSIQGACRICIVDVEGARTLPAACCSPATNGMVVRTHTPEVLQLRRDIVELLLDNHPMDCNTCERDGNCELQRLASSMGIRERFFEGERKHYPKDNTGPAVIRDPEKCVQCGRCVRMCGEVQEVAALGQVERGFNTVVMPAHDKAFIDSVCTGCGQCVNVCPTAAFLEKDATQGFLKALEDPETIVVSQMAPSVRAAIGECFGMQPGKAWEGELFAAQRRMGIDYVFDTQFSADLTIMEEGAEFVEKLKAGRLPNITSCCPTWIKYCETFHPDMMQYLSSAKSPMSMQGAVVKSYWAEKMGIDPAKIYSVAFMCCTCKKFEATRPELWMSPDMPSVDAVCTTRELAWLMKYFGIDFANLAPEEADSPLGASTGAAAIFGATGGVTEAALRSAYFLALGKELPDDAINFYETRGTDGAREAWVDFDGTKLHVAIANGLGSANKILDRMRKGEEFHWIEVMGCPGGCVGGGGQPYAGANSVPLDEELLRLRAKSLYDLDTDRTIRRSHQNPDIQKLYDEYLGAPLGHKSHELLHTHYYARLPLGVRPQEAQV comes from the coding sequence ATGTCGGAGATAACACTGACGATTGACGGCATCCAGGTGACCGTGCCCCAGGGCTACACAATCATGGAGGCTGCTGACCAGGCGGGCATCAGGATCCCCCGTCTGTGTCATCACCCCCGCCTGTCCATCCAGGGCGCCTGTCGGATCTGCATTGTCGATGTCGAGGGTGCGCGTACGCTTCCGGCCGCCTGCTGCTCTCCCGCTACGAACGGCATGGTCGTCCGAACCCACACCCCCGAAGTCCTTCAGCTCCGCCGCGACATCGTAGAGCTCCTCCTCGACAACCACCCCATGGACTGCAACACCTGCGAGCGGGACGGTAACTGCGAACTGCAGCGGCTCGCCAGTTCCATGGGTATCCGCGAGCGTTTCTTCGAGGGCGAGCGCAAGCACTATCCGAAAGACAACACCGGCCCCGCGGTCATCCGCGACCCCGAGAAGTGCGTGCAGTGCGGTCGTTGCGTCCGCATGTGCGGCGAGGTCCAGGAAGTCGCGGCTCTCGGCCAGGTCGAGCGCGGGTTCAACACCGTCGTCATGCCCGCCCATGACAAGGCCTTCATCGACAGCGTCTGCACCGGCTGCGGCCAGTGCGTCAATGTCTGCCCGACGGCTGCCTTCCTTGAGAAGGACGCGACCCAGGGCTTCCTCAAGGCCCTCGAAGACCCCGAGACCATCGTGGTCAGCCAGATGGCTCCCTCGGTCCGTGCCGCCATCGGCGAATGCTTCGGGATGCAGCCCGGCAAGGCCTGGGAAGGCGAGCTCTTCGCCGCTCAGCGCCGCATGGGCATTGACTACGTCTTCGACACCCAGTTCAGCGCCGACCTCACCATCATGGAAGAGGGCGCCGAGTTCGTCGAGAAGCTCAAGGCCGGCAGGCTCCCCAACATCACCTCCTGCTGCCCGACCTGGATCAAGTACTGCGAGACCTTCCACCCGGACATGATGCAGTACCTGTCCAGCGCGAAGTCGCCCATGAGCATGCAGGGCGCCGTGGTCAAGAGCTACTGGGCCGAGAAGATGGGCATCGACCCGGCGAAGATCTACTCCGTCGCTTTCATGTGCTGCACCTGCAAGAAGTTCGAAGCCACCCGGCCCGAGCTGTGGATGAGCCCCGACATGCCCTCTGTCGACGCGGTCTGCACCACTCGTGAGCTGGCCTGGCTGATGAAATACTTCGGCATCGACTTCGCCAACCTCGCTCCCGAAGAGGCCGACTCCCCCTTGGGCGCGTCCACTGGCGCCGCAGCCATCTTCGGGGCAACCGGTGGCGTCACCGAAGCCGCCCTGCGCTCCGCCTACTTCCTGGCCCTGGGCAAAGAGCTCCCGGACGACGCCATCAACTTCTACGAGACGCGTGGCACCGACGGCGCTCGCGAGGCTTGGGTCGACTTCGACGGCACCAAGCTGCATGTCGCCATCGCCAACGGCCTCGGCAGCGCCAACAAGATCCTCGACCGCATGCGCAAGGGTGAGGAGTTCCACTGGATCGAAGTCATGGGCTGCCCCGGTGGCTGCGTCGGCGGTGGCGGACAGCCCTATGCCGGCGCTAACTCCGTGCCGCTCGACGAAGAACTCCTTCGCCTGCGGGCCAAGTCCCTCTATGACCTGGACACCGACCGCACCATCCGCCGATCGCACCAAAACCCGGACATCCAGAAGCTGTACGACGAATACCTGGGTGCGCCGCTTGGCCATAAGTCCCACGAGTTGCTGCACACCCATTACTATGCGCGGCTGCCGCTTGGCGTTCGGCCGCAGGAGGCGCAGGTTTAA
- a CDS encoding SUMF1/EgtB/PvdO family nonheme iron enzyme, which yields MASPGNLSLAQEAGARTVTVPAMAADLGIVLQLVPGGEFLRGSAEEVDADQPSARSLVDRERPQREVFVSAFALSRYPVTVAQYAAYQRHLGEYPFPGPGAGSPDSDWLPACYVPFYEAVGFCRWLSAQTGVGFRLPTEAGWEKAARGLDARTYPWGEEAAPGGRCNCAESACGPTDVRGYPSGASPYGCLDMAGNVWEWCGDWFDPGYYAEAPAVDPFGPAHGLHRVIRGGAFNSRPEEVRCAVRFYDRPAGPPFFPCGFRVAMSVG from the coding sequence ATGGCTTCTCCAGGCAACCTGAGTCTTGCACAGGAGGCAGGAGCAAGGACGGTTACCGTCCCGGCGATGGCAGCTGACCTGGGGATCGTGCTGCAGTTGGTGCCTGGCGGGGAGTTCCTCAGAGGCAGCGCCGAAGAGGTCGACGCCGACCAGCCCTCGGCGCGGTCTCTCGTGGACCGGGAGAGGCCACAGCGCGAGGTGTTCGTGAGCGCTTTCGCTCTCTCGCGGTACCCGGTTACAGTGGCTCAGTATGCGGCGTACCAGCGCCATCTTGGCGAGTACCCCTTCCCGGGCCCCGGAGCCGGCAGCCCTGACAGCGACTGGCTGCCCGCATGCTACGTGCCCTTCTACGAGGCCGTCGGATTTTGCCGGTGGCTCTCAGCGCAGACGGGAGTTGGTTTCCGGCTGCCCACGGAGGCGGGGTGGGAGAAGGCGGCCAGGGGGCTCGATGCGCGGACCTATCCCTGGGGCGAGGAGGCCGCGCCGGGAGGTCGCTGCAACTGTGCCGAATCCGCCTGCGGCCCCACCGATGTGAGAGGCTATCCCTCGGGGGCGAGCCCCTATGGATGCCTCGATATGGCGGGAAATGTGTGGGAGTGGTGCGGCGACTGGTTCGACCCGGGCTACTACGCGGAGGCGCCGGCAGTAGATCCCTTCGGACCGGCACATGGATTGCATCGCGTCATCCGTGGCGGGGCGTTCAACAGCCGACCAGAGGAGGTGCGCTGCGCGGTTCGGTTCTACGACCGGCCGGCGGGTCCTCCGTTCTTTCCTTGCGGGTTCCGAGTGGCCATGTCCGTGGGCTGA
- a CDS encoding NAD(P)-dependent oxidoreductase, producing the protein MPGEPKPRVAFVEIKPWERAFVEEQSIAWGCDPIFLEGTVADLPAADRADLTVLSCFIRSRVDQAVLDDCPDLKLVSTRSTGVDHIDLATCTSRGITVCNVPQYGENTVAEHTLGLILALSRNLYPAVDRVKRGDLSIEGLVGFDLYGKTLGVVGAGRIGLHVIRMGRAMNMRVLAFDARPQGLLAEVLGFEYTSLEDLLKQSDVVSLHLPLLPATRRMIDAEKFALMKPSAILVNTSRGGVVDSVALLQALNDGRIAGAALDVLEGEEVFNEDHVLLHSDKASVDDLRLAVEGYQLMHHPRCIVTGHIGFYSREALQRILLTTIDNIGAFLQGRPINLVKA; encoded by the coding sequence ATGCCTGGCGAACCCAAGCCCAGGGTCGCCTTCGTCGAGATCAAGCCGTGGGAGCGTGCCTTCGTCGAAGAGCAGAGCATCGCCTGGGGTTGCGATCCGATCTTCCTTGAGGGTACCGTCGCGGACCTTCCAGCCGCCGACCGTGCCGACCTGACGGTCCTCTCCTGCTTCATCCGTTCCCGAGTGGATCAGGCCGTGCTGGACGACTGCCCAGACCTGAAGCTCGTCTCCACGCGCTCAACCGGCGTGGACCATATCGACCTTGCCACCTGCACGTCGCGGGGGATCACCGTCTGCAACGTCCCCCAGTATGGCGAGAACACCGTTGCCGAGCACACTCTGGGCCTCATCCTGGCTCTCTCGCGCAACCTCTATCCCGCCGTCGACCGCGTGAAGCGCGGAGACCTGTCCATCGAGGGCCTGGTCGGCTTCGACCTCTACGGCAAGACTCTTGGTGTCGTCGGTGCCGGACGCATCGGCCTCCACGTCATTCGCATGGGACGGGCCATGAACATGCGGGTGCTGGCCTTCGATGCGCGTCCCCAGGGCTTGCTGGCCGAGGTGCTTGGCTTCGAGTACACCTCTCTGGAGGACCTGCTCAAGCAGTCCGACGTGGTCAGCCTTCACCTGCCGCTGCTTCCGGCGACACGACGCATGATCGACGCCGAGAAGTTCGCCCTGATGAAGCCCAGTGCGATCCTGGTCAACACCTCCCGCGGCGGGGTCGTGGACAGTGTGGCTCTCCTGCAGGCACTGAACGACGGCAGGATTGCCGGCGCAGCCCTTGATGTCCTCGAGGGTGAGGAGGTCTTCAACGAGGACCATGTCCTGCTGCACAGCGACAAGGCCTCCGTCGATGACTTGCGGCTTGCGGTCGAGGGCTACCAGCTCATGCACCATCCGCGCTGCATCGTCACGGGCCACATCGGCTTCTATAGCCGCGAGGCCCTGCAGCGGATCCTGCTGACGACCATCGACAACATCGGCGCCTTCCTCCAGGGCCGGCCGATCAACCTGGTCAAAGCCTGA
- a CDS encoding cache domain-containing protein produces MSAAPQLSKSRDLPLRTKLLICFLAVTVVGGALTIVAGSFVITDMAIGEAQRRVEVGLKTARSTLQQRADEAERTASILADWAARQPDLYANGVASEYLEKLREKCGLDLLHVVDADGTVTATARGNARGLNILGDVVVGAALREGRASWAFTTMSGRQLSAESAELASQAYVKVVETERAKPGGLNELREALVIQAAAPIIRPPGRVVGAVRAAVLLTRNYELVDYIRDNVFTMSTYDHKNLGTVTIFLRDVRIATNVAGPTGERAIGTRVSAEVNDKVLGRGETWVGPAYVVGNWYVSAYEPLRDTRNSVIGILYVGVLKDRYDDMRSRAMGFFLLCTAIALIAAFVVGTWLAGRLARPLDELTGAAVQIARGNLEHRLPEPARADHDELKKLTVAFNAMAASLQQRDEELRRSHQDLAETADELKRWNQNYLDTLEFITHELKNQVAAMKINLLAVRDGYVGELEPDQREALDDVVVAVNRTEEMILNYLNLSRLEKGDLEVRVRPVQVEVDVVRPVLRELKARFDEKQMQLEVALPEDLVVQADPSLLQIVYENLLSNAAKYGRENGLVRVWGERVNGWAELHVWNEGQGVAADQADELFRKFSRLQPPGEQERGTGLGLFITREIVRKHGGDIRAESEAGQWIDFVFRLPRPDVVLGEEEQLDETIG; encoded by the coding sequence ATGAGCGCCGCCCCTCAGTTGTCGAAGTCGAGGGACCTGCCACTGCGAACGAAGCTGCTGATCTGCTTCCTCGCCGTCACTGTGGTGGGTGGTGCTCTGACCATCGTGGCCGGGAGCTTCGTGATCACCGACATGGCGATCGGGGAGGCCCAGCGGCGGGTCGAGGTTGGCCTCAAGACTGCGCGCTCGACCCTGCAGCAGCGGGCCGACGAAGCAGAGCGGACCGCGAGCATCCTGGCCGACTGGGCCGCACGACAGCCTGACCTGTATGCCAACGGCGTTGCCTCTGAGTACCTTGAGAAGCTGCGCGAGAAGTGTGGGCTCGACCTGCTGCACGTCGTCGACGCCGACGGGACGGTTACGGCCACCGCACGCGGCAACGCCCGGGGCCTTAACATCCTTGGCGACGTCGTCGTCGGTGCGGCCCTTCGGGAGGGACGTGCCTCCTGGGCCTTCACCACGATGTCGGGCAGGCAGCTTAGCGCCGAGAGCGCCGAGCTGGCCTCCCAGGCCTACGTGAAGGTCGTGGAAACCGAGCGCGCCAAGCCCGGCGGACTCAACGAGTTGCGCGAAGCCTTGGTCATCCAGGCGGCTGCGCCCATCATCAGGCCCCCGGGACGTGTTGTGGGAGCCGTGCGGGCGGCAGTGCTGCTCACACGCAACTACGAGCTTGTGGACTACATACGGGACAACGTCTTCACCATGTCTACGTATGACCACAAGAACCTGGGCACGGTGACCATTTTCCTGCGCGACGTGCGCATCGCGACCAATGTCGCCGGTCCCACGGGCGAGAGAGCCATCGGCACGCGCGTTTCCGCCGAGGTCAACGATAAGGTCCTGGGACGCGGTGAGACCTGGGTCGGGCCGGCCTATGTGGTCGGCAACTGGTACGTCTCGGCCTACGAGCCCCTTCGTGACACGCGCAACAGCGTCATCGGCATCCTGTATGTGGGCGTCCTCAAGGACCGCTACGACGACATGCGCAGCCGGGCGATGGGGTTCTTCCTGCTCTGCACGGCCATCGCTTTGATTGCGGCCTTTGTGGTCGGGACCTGGCTTGCAGGTCGGTTGGCGCGACCCCTGGATGAACTGACGGGGGCCGCGGTCCAGATCGCCCGCGGCAACCTTGAGCATCGGCTGCCCGAGCCTGCAAGGGCCGACCATGACGAGCTGAAGAAACTAACTGTCGCCTTCAATGCTATGGCAGCTTCACTACAGCAACGCGACGAAGAGCTCCGGCGCAGCCATCAGGACCTTGCGGAGACCGCCGATGAGCTCAAGCGCTGGAACCAGAACTACCTTGACACCCTGGAGTTTATCACCCACGAGCTGAAGAATCAGGTCGCTGCCATGAAGATCAACCTCCTGGCAGTGCGCGACGGCTACGTGGGCGAGCTCGAGCCGGATCAGCGTGAGGCCCTGGATGACGTGGTGGTCGCTGTTAACCGCACGGAGGAGATGATCCTCAACTACCTCAACCTCTCCCGCCTTGAGAAGGGCGATCTGGAGGTCCGGGTCCGCCCGGTGCAAGTCGAGGTGGATGTCGTGCGGCCGGTGCTGCGCGAGCTCAAGGCACGGTTCGACGAGAAGCAGATGCAGCTTGAGGTGGCACTGCCCGAGGACCTTGTCGTCCAGGCCGACCCCTCCTTGCTGCAGATCGTGTACGAGAATCTTCTCAGCAATGCAGCCAAGTACGGCCGAGAGAACGGCCTTGTGCGGGTGTGGGGTGAGCGCGTCAACGGATGGGCTGAGCTGCATGTCTGGAACGAGGGCCAGGGCGTTGCGGCCGACCAGGCAGACGAGCTCTTCCGCAAGTTCTCACGCCTGCAGCCACCAGGCGAGCAGGAGCGGGGAACGGGTCTCGGCCTGTTCATCACCCGCGAGATCGTCCGCAAGCATGGCGGTGACATCCGCGCTGAGAGCGAGGCCGGACAGTGGATTGACTTCGTCTTCCGACTGCCCCGCCCCGATGTTGTCCTGGGCGAAGAAGAGCAACTTGACGAAACCATCGGTTAG
- a CDS encoding response regulator: protein MSDERKKVLMVDDDVDFIEANKVALEAAGFQVLTATDSRQGVEIAQKDLPDLIIMDLMMERLYAGFSAVEAIRSHEETQQTPIIMVSGVTTETGFRIDRDGSKPEWLKVVEFVNKPVDPVVLARKVADILGQQK, encoded by the coding sequence ATGAGCGACGAGCGTAAGAAAGTCCTGATGGTGGACGACGACGTAGACTTCATCGAAGCCAACAAGGTGGCCCTGGAAGCTGCCGGTTTCCAGGTGCTCACCGCCACTGATTCCCGCCAGGGCGTGGAGATAGCCCAGAAGGACCTCCCCGATCTCATCATCATGGACCTCATGATGGAGCGGCTCTATGCCGGTTTCTCTGCCGTCGAGGCCATCCGGTCTCACGAAGAGACCCAGCAGACCCCCATCATCATGGTGTCCGGCGTCACAACCGAAACCGGCTTCCGCATCGACCGGGACGGCTCCAAGCCTGAGTGGCTTAAGGTCGTGGAATTCGTCAACAAGCCTGTGGACCCCGTGGTGCTGGCACGCAAAGTGGCCGACATCCTCGGGCAGCAGAAATGA